In Fimbriimonadales bacterium, a genomic segment contains:
- a CDS encoding sigma-70 family RNA polymerase sigma factor codes for MIFARAQEALLTDPREYEAQLVFRARQDDEEAIRELIDRHRVRLIRTASNILHNPTEAEDIAQESFLKAFRELHRLRDDRAFASFIYRICVRLCVDHLRLKRAETSPLEPTMPLVNGTIETRLLVGKLLEKLPPDLRTTLLLREVEQLSYSEVAAVMKVPIGTVRSRLHTARERFRLLWLSANEGRAGDIE; via the coding sequence ATGATTTTTGCAAGAGCGCAGGAAGCTCTACTTACTGACCCGAGAGAATACGAGGCTCAACTCGTCTTTCGAGCTCGCCAGGACGATGAAGAGGCCATCCGTGAACTCATAGACAGGCATAGAGTTCGCCTTATCAGGACGGCATCGAACATTCTCCACAATCCTACCGAAGCCGAGGACATAGCCCAAGAAAGTTTCTTGAAGGCATTCCGAGAACTTCACAGGTTGAGAGACGATAGGGCTTTCGCCTCCTTTATCTACCGAATTTGCGTGCGTCTCTGCGTAGACCACCTAAGACTCAAAAGAGCGGAGACCTCGCCGCTCGAGCCGACTATGCCTTTAGTCAACGGAACAATAGAGACCCGTCTCCTCGTCGGCAAACTTCTCGAAAAATTACCCCCCGATTTGCGAACTACTCTGCTCCTTCGAGAAGTCGAACAATTGAGTTATTCAGAGGTCGCGGCTGTGATGAAGGTTCCGATCGGGACGGTCCGTTCACGGCTTCATACAGCACGAGAACGATTCCGGCTCTTATGGCTCTCTGCCAACGAAGGCAGGGCCGGAGATATAGAGTAA
- a CDS encoding HD domain-containing protein, translating into MKTSLQNIDSRGELQALISHARTKRKTLLETLKEKPAGASWCRLYTALADNVVRKIFHIASMELGLDPSIAVVATGGYGRKELAPYSDIDITFIPKDELDPRTEKSVRTIFHLLIEVFDNLDWKVGYAYRLPSDCPGLDAVTRTGLLDARLICGNHDAFAQFEEVFYNTFPIADFLIAKIEERNEARKKFHDTPYVIEFHIRDGAGGLRDFQCARWMERALKIRPQNETRQAVEFLLKTRNLLQLVSERKQDLLVRTKASDVASLLGISNDELLMRVQQSAETIERKWLNTLHRIRNSTFELSPRVYASHGECKIHDNADLANAAVGVSRAVRLGLRITRGTIPKEWGDAPRIVECLASGIEVIRGLEESGLLDEILPELHACRYLPSDDLVHLFTVKEHTLRTIGLLDFLRQSSESIEQIPFSHKSLPIELPPLQSDALLFHTPSIATVWNDITNLRPLYLAALLHDVGKALPGSPHSETGAKLAEAVCERLGVSGDEKQSVVWLVREHLTLAKIARTYDLANPKTAFELARICQRNDRLAMLYVLTLADTASVSPENLTPQLASAIHELYEKTRRVISMENAQKEISLENDALLRSKAKQLTEPVRDKVELEKFIDTMPIHYLLATPTENYPQHLESLRKAREGEIVVNFQNRPEAHVTDITICMQDLPKPGLLSRILGVIYALDLTTHSVRVASLPNSPPIAFDTISVSFQNHLLPPGICRLVAKEFRNRLRDAYLVEELLKKHGKEPKRKQQLLKYTFQEGAPAILDIETPLGRGMPYRVSRMLAEYGWNVEFARIGQWSGKAVARFYLNLPNGKKIRKEDIERAFEKKV; encoded by the coding sequence GTGAAGACGTCTCTTCAAAACATTGACTCGAGAGGTGAACTTCAGGCGCTTATTTCTCATGCACGCACTAAGCGAAAAACTTTGCTCGAAACACTAAAAGAAAAACCTGCGGGCGCGAGTTGGTGTCGTCTTTACACCGCTTTAGCGGATAACGTCGTTCGCAAAATTTTCCACATCGCATCCATGGAATTGGGGCTCGATCCCTCAATTGCAGTCGTCGCTACGGGCGGTTACGGAAGGAAGGAACTTGCTCCTTACAGCGACATAGACATCACGTTTATTCCAAAAGACGAACTCGACCCACGAACCGAAAAGTCCGTGCGCACGATTTTCCATCTTCTCATCGAAGTCTTCGACAATTTGGATTGGAAGGTAGGTTATGCATATCGTTTACCCAGCGACTGCCCTGGTTTAGATGCGGTTACACGCACGGGTCTTCTCGATGCGCGTCTTATCTGCGGGAACCACGATGCGTTTGCGCAATTCGAAGAGGTCTTTTATAACACATTCCCCATTGCGGACTTTCTTATCGCAAAAATCGAAGAGCGCAACGAGGCAAGAAAAAAATTTCACGACACACCGTATGTCATCGAGTTTCACATTCGAGATGGCGCGGGGGGGTTAAGAGATTTTCAATGCGCGCGATGGATGGAAAGGGCATTAAAAATACGTCCTCAGAACGAAACGAGGCAAGCAGTAGAATTTTTATTGAAAACGAGAAACCTCTTGCAACTCGTCTCCGAAAGAAAACAGGACCTTCTCGTGCGAACGAAAGCCTCCGATGTCGCCTCGTTACTCGGCATTTCAAACGATGAACTGCTCATGCGAGTCCAGCAATCTGCCGAGACCATCGAAAGAAAATGGCTCAACACTTTGCATCGCATCAGAAACTCCACGTTCGAACTCTCTCCGAGAGTTTATGCCTCGCACGGAGAATGCAAAATTCACGACAATGCCGACCTCGCAAATGCCGCTGTCGGTGTCAGCAGAGCAGTGCGTTTAGGGCTTCGAATTACGCGCGGCACGATTCCAAAAGAATGGGGAGACGCCCCTCGCATCGTGGAATGTTTAGCCTCCGGGATCGAGGTGATTCGTGGGCTCGAGGAATCCGGATTGCTCGACGAAATATTGCCTGAACTTCACGCGTGCCGATATTTGCCATCCGACGACCTTGTTCATTTGTTCACCGTCAAAGAACACACCCTGAGAACAATCGGCTTGTTAGATTTTCTACGACAATCCTCTGAGAGCATAGAACAAATTCCCTTCTCTCATAAAAGTTTGCCCATAGAGCTCCCCCCCCTCCAGTCTGATGCACTCTTATTTCACACCCCTTCCATTGCCACCGTCTGGAACGACATCACCAATCTGCGCCCGCTGTATCTCGCTGCGCTTCTGCACGACGTCGGAAAGGCACTCCCCGGAAGTCCGCACAGTGAAACCGGTGCAAAACTTGCGGAAGCGGTTTGCGAAAGACTCGGAGTTTCGGGAGATGAAAAACAATCCGTCGTCTGGCTCGTTCGCGAACACCTTACTCTCGCAAAAATCGCACGTACTTACGATTTGGCAAATCCAAAAACCGCATTCGAACTTGCACGAATCTGCCAACGAAACGATCGATTAGCCATGCTTTATGTCTTGACGCTTGCAGATACCGCCTCTGTAAGCCCCGAGAACTTGACACCGCAACTCGCTTCGGCGATTCACGAACTCTACGAAAAAACGAGACGTGTAATCAGCATGGAAAATGCACAAAAGGAAATATCGCTCGAAAACGATGCTTTGTTGAGAAGCAAAGCAAAACAACTAACGGAACCCGTTCGCGACAAAGTAGAACTAGAAAAGTTTATAGATACCATGCCCATTCATTATCTGCTTGCCACTCCGACCGAGAACTATCCTCAGCATTTGGAATCTTTGCGAAAAGCGCGTGAAGGCGAAATTGTCGTGAACTTCCAAAATCGCCCAGAGGCTCATGTTACGGATATCACGATTTGCATGCAGGATTTACCGAAACCCGGTTTGCTCAGCCGCATTCTCGGTGTAATTTATGCTCTCGATTTGACTACACACAGCGTCCGCGTCGCTTCCCTTCCGAATTCCCCCCCCATTGCTTTCGACACGATTTCCGTTTCTTTCCAAAATCACTTATTGCCTCCTGGAATTTGTCGCTTGGTCGCTAAGGAATTTCGCAATCGCTTGCGGGATGCGTATCTCGTGGAAGAGTTGCTAAAAAAACACGGGAAAGAGCCGAAACGAAAGCAACAACTTCTCAAATACACGTTTCAAGAAGGAGCACCCGCAATTTTGGATATCGAAACTCCTTTGGGACGAGGGATGCCTTATCGTGTCTCCCGCATGCTCGCCGAATACGGCTGGAACGTCGAATTCGCACGTATAGGTCAATGGTCGGGAAAAGCAGTCGCACGTTTTTATTTGAATCTTCCGAATGGGAAAAAAATTCGCAAAGAAGACATCGAACGTGCTTTCGAGAAAAAGGTGTGA
- a CDS encoding TrkA family potassium uptake protein: MKILIFGCGRTGAALARMMAKRGNEVVVIERDPKALDRLGEDHGCKTIIGDGLDEDVLRKAGIEEADVFVTCTRGDNTNLMAAQIATTRYRVERVCVKVNDPSRAAEYRKLGLFCITPNLLTAGMMRDWILEQPFQPIDTYNVIEEGE; this comes from the coding sequence ATGAAAATTCTTATTTTCGGATGCGGGCGAACAGGTGCTGCGCTCGCGCGAATGATGGCAAAACGGGGCAACGAAGTCGTGGTTATCGAAAGAGACCCCAAAGCCCTCGACCGTTTAGGGGAAGACCACGGGTGCAAGACAATAATCGGAGACGGATTGGACGAGGACGTGCTAAGGAAAGCCGGAATCGAAGAGGCAGACGTTTTCGTGACTTGCACGCGTGGGGACAATACCAATCTCATGGCAGCACAAATCGCTACCACTCGCTACCGTGTCGAACGAGTATGCGTAAAAGTCAACGACCCGTCGAGAGCAGCGGAATATCGCAAATTGGGACTGTTTTGCATAACCCCGAATCTCTTGACTGCTGGGATGATGAGAGATTGGATATTAGAACAACCTTTCCAACCTATAGATACATATAACGTTATAGAAGAAGGAGAGTAA
- a CDS encoding NAD-binding protein, producing the protein MYVVIVGGGKVGSYLAKRLVGAKSEVLLIEKNREVAEDLRHSLGDIVLYGDGCEAQVQKTAGFQRADVVAAVTGEDEDNLIVCQMAKNTWGVQRTVARVNDPSHAWLFRELGVSATVSATDVLYNLIEQEITPDEVIPLAALRLGNIEVVEVTLTSRSPATGKKVRDLELPPKTNIIWLLRGEEGLLVDGETTLQSGDTVVMLVPTEYEAALREIF; encoded by the coding sequence ATGTACGTAGTGATTGTCGGAGGCGGTAAAGTCGGCTCTTATCTTGCAAAACGCCTTGTAGGTGCAAAAAGCGAAGTGCTCCTCATCGAAAAAAATCGAGAAGTTGCAGAAGATCTACGACACTCCTTAGGGGATATCGTTCTATATGGCGACGGATGCGAAGCACAAGTACAGAAAACAGCAGGCTTTCAGAGGGCTGATGTCGTTGCAGCAGTTACCGGCGAAGACGAAGACAACCTCATTGTGTGTCAAATGGCGAAAAACACTTGGGGGGTCCAGCGCACAGTTGCGCGTGTGAACGACCCTTCGCATGCTTGGTTGTTCCGAGAACTGGGAGTCTCCGCAACCGTAAGCGCAACCGATGTTCTTTATAACCTTATCGAACAAGAAATCACACCGGACGAAGTCATTCCTTTGGCGGCTTTGAGACTCGGAAATATCGAAGTGGTAGAGGTTACGCTCACTTCGCGCTCACCTGCCACAGGAAAAAAAGTGCGCGATTTAGAATTACCGCCTAAAACAAATATTATTTGGCTTTTGCGAGGAGAAGAGGGGTTATTGGTGGATGGAGAAACGACACTTCAATCTGGAGACACGGTAGTTATGCTCGTCCCCACCGAATACGAGGCGGCACTTAGAGAGATATTTTAA
- the lysA gene encoding diaminopimelate decarboxylase has product MPLRLLGSQRVINGKLFLGEFSAEELAQEFDTPLYVVDGEEFRQTIRRFVKTLSDIYPNSCTVYAAKANSALGVLQIAESEKLYVDVASEGELEAAIRAGFPPKRIYLHGNNKSERELTRAVEIGIKAIVLDNFYEIEKLANICKNKTKITDVIVRCAPGVDPETHEAISTGQEDTKFGFNIADGSAERAVKEILRHPSMRLIGFHCHVGSQLLDSKAHRAAGERLARFAISLRKEIGDIEEINLGGGLGIRYTEEDNPEPVEVFLKNSIEATLAPFENAKTLPKICFEPGRFLIGEAGTTLYRVGVIKTVPISEKRKTRTYVVVDGGLADNPRPQLYNARYIAINATRADKEHDAPFRIAGRHCETDTLIPEAKLPETTTVGDVIAVQCTGAYNFSMSSNYNRYPRPAMIIIEGKEKRLAVKRETLDDLFRNEMIQERVGR; this is encoded by the coding sequence ATGCCCCTAAGACTATTAGGTTCTCAAAGAGTCATTAACGGCAAACTTTTCCTCGGTGAGTTCTCTGCAGAAGAACTCGCCCAAGAATTCGACACCCCCCTTTACGTTGTAGACGGTGAAGAGTTCAGACAAACCATTCGACGATTCGTAAAAACGTTGAGCGATATCTATCCGAATTCTTGCACCGTATACGCCGCGAAAGCGAACAGCGCACTCGGCGTTTTGCAAATCGCAGAATCCGAGAAACTCTATGTAGACGTGGCGAGCGAAGGAGAATTAGAAGCAGCGATACGAGCTGGTTTTCCACCTAAACGCATCTATCTTCACGGAAATAACAAAAGCGAAAGGGAGCTTACGCGTGCAGTGGAAATTGGAATAAAAGCCATCGTTCTCGATAATTTTTATGAAATCGAAAAGTTAGCGAATATCTGCAAAAATAAAACGAAAATAACAGACGTAATCGTACGTTGCGCTCCAGGTGTTGACCCGGAGACTCACGAGGCTATCAGCACAGGGCAAGAAGACACGAAATTCGGTTTCAACATCGCAGACGGGAGTGCGGAAAGAGCCGTGAAAGAGATTCTGCGTCATCCCTCGATGCGATTAATAGGCTTTCACTGTCACGTCGGTTCGCAGTTGTTAGATTCTAAAGCGCATCGTGCAGCGGGAGAAAGATTAGCGAGATTCGCAATCTCCTTACGCAAAGAAATCGGTGATATTGAAGAAATAAACTTAGGAGGGGGATTGGGAATACGATACACGGAAGAGGACAACCCAGAACCTGTCGAAGTTTTCTTGAAGAACTCCATCGAAGCGACATTGGCTCCTTTCGAAAATGCGAAAACGCTTCCAAAAATATGTTTCGAACCCGGGCGTTTTCTCATCGGGGAAGCGGGAACGACGTTGTATCGGGTCGGCGTTATAAAAACCGTCCCCATCAGCGAGAAAAGAAAAACGCGGACGTATGTCGTCGTGGATGGGGGTCTTGCGGATAATCCGAGACCGCAATTGTACAATGCACGCTACATTGCAATCAATGCAACTCGTGCTGATAAAGAACATGACGCCCCTTTTCGAATTGCCGGAAGGCATTGCGAAACGGACACATTGATTCCGGAAGCCAAACTTCCAGAAACGACAACCGTGGGAGATGTAATTGCGGTTCAATGCACGGGTGCGTACAATTTCTCGATGTCGAGCAATTACAATCGCTATCCCCGACCTGCTATGATAATAATCGAAGGAAAAGAAAAACGTTTAGCAGTCAAAAGAGAAACCTTAGATGATTTATTCCGAAACGAAATGATTCAAGAGAGGGTAGGTCGTTGA
- a CDS encoding site-2 protease family protein, with product MPEQALPWVSIVIILLSVSLHEFAHAKSADSSGDPTPRSQGRVTLNPLAHLDPLGTLMIIVTSLTGFGIGWGKPVIVNPRYMQNPRVDHFLSVLWGPLTNFILAVVFAIAYRYAALPSGNEMFIYVCLLGTIINIGLCFFNLIPLGPLDGHWLLAALLPARIGARFGIWSRTYGTMILFTIILLDGFISNMTNRPTILSIVLRDPMVRVSQLLLGT from the coding sequence ATGCCTGAACAAGCCTTGCCCTGGGTTTCCATCGTTATAATTCTGCTCTCTGTTTCACTGCACGAATTCGCCCATGCGAAATCGGCAGATTCTTCTGGAGACCCCACTCCTCGTTCTCAAGGACGGGTAACTCTCAACCCCTTGGCTCATCTCGACCCACTCGGAACGCTCATGATTATCGTAACTTCGCTAACGGGTTTCGGAATCGGGTGGGGTAAGCCGGTGATTGTGAACCCACGTTATATGCAAAATCCACGAGTAGACCATTTTCTTTCTGTGTTATGGGGTCCTCTTACGAATTTCATTCTCGCTGTGGTTTTTGCAATTGCGTATCGCTACGCCGCGCTTCCGAGTGGAAACGAAATGTTTATTTATGTGTGTTTGTTAGGAACAATTATCAATATCGGTTTATGTTTTTTCAATCTCATACCTCTCGGTCCATTAGACGGTCATTGGCTTCTTGCTGCATTGCTTCCTGCGCGAATCGGTGCGCGCTTCGGCATCTGGAGCCGAACATATGGAACGATGATTTTGTTTACCATCATTCTTCTCGATGGTTTTATTTCGAATATGACGAACAGGCCGACTATCTTGAGCATTGTGTTACGCGACCCCATGGTAAGGGTTAGCCAATTACTTTTGGGTACATAA
- a CDS encoding M15 family metallopeptidase, with the protein MVLPHPRREPIAALNRIKLIENHEPLIDLRKFFPELPILRETAVPWLRETAAQMLRNANKLLEPNYRLGLREAWRSLQRQKLLYDRFFEQMREKHPHASYATLRRLTNRFFAPYDQKAPPGHCTGGAVDVWLLNANGEPIDLYGGDRFLYAPTFAKNVPKEVQRNRLILYEAMIEAGFSNCADEWWHYSYGDAAWAVRTGRTECVYGLITLPEEEYIEADRLFVEELAKRT; encoded by the coding sequence ATGGTGCTACCCCATCCGCGCAGAGAGCCGATTGCAGCACTCAATCGAATTAAACTCATCGAAAATCACGAGCCGCTTATAGATTTGAGAAAATTCTTTCCGGAATTGCCCATTTTGCGTGAGACCGCCGTTCCCTGGCTAAGGGAAACAGCAGCCCAAATGCTCCGTAACGCGAATAAATTGCTCGAACCGAATTACCGTTTGGGCTTGCGTGAAGCGTGGCGTTCTTTGCAACGACAAAAACTCCTTTATGACCGTTTTTTCGAACAGATGCGCGAGAAACACCCGCATGCATCTTATGCCACACTGCGAAGGTTGACGAATCGTTTCTTTGCACCTTACGACCAAAAAGCCCCCCCCGGTCATTGCACCGGCGGGGCGGTAGATGTATGGCTTTTGAATGCGAACGGTGAACCTATAGATTTGTATGGTGGTGACCGCTTCCTTTATGCGCCAACTTTCGCAAAAAACGTACCGAAAGAGGTGCAACGCAATCGCCTTATCTTATACGAGGCGATGATAGAGGCTGGATTTTCCAATTGCGCCGACGAATGGTGGCATTACAGTTACGGTGATGCTGCATGGGCTGTTCGAACAGGAAGAACGGAGTGCGTATATGGGCTCATTACGCTTCCGGAAGAAGAATATATCGAAGCGGACCGTCTTTTCGTTGAGGAATTGGCAAAACGGACTTAA
- a CDS encoding SLBB domain-containing protein, with protein MNKILFLVLIFLWFPLLTNAQNIVIGDVVVLKCIQEPKLDGEYRVSEKGEIVLPIIGGINIQGLTEKQAAERIAKTIIEKGVSQQATVSITLKAREPIRYGGAVRNAGEVAYREGISLKDVITRAEPTVVADLTAIRIVRPGGEVRTVDYTLFEKGNPEGNPLLYPGEEVFVPLKVAGLEVLVLGAVNRPGILIFTEGLTVEEAIRKAGGLRRDGDPKAIELARNDGTKKKINMDSEEAELLLQPGDQITVGMREITDYIYVRGAVTRPGLVPFTEGLTLLEALAESQPFENARLDRVKLYRKQEGGGTKMYTMNVREIQANSSEDMQLQPEDIIEVPYPSKSYSAQNTVQVLGFLLLLYFLFKR; from the coding sequence ATGAATAAAATCCTGTTTTTAGTGCTCATATTTTTGTGGTTTCCTTTGCTCACGAATGCTCAAAACATCGTAATCGGCGACGTCGTTGTCCTCAAATGCATCCAAGAACCAAAATTGGATGGAGAATATCGGGTCTCCGAAAAGGGCGAAATCGTTCTTCCTATAATCGGTGGAATAAATATTCAGGGCTTGACCGAGAAACAAGCGGCGGAGCGGATAGCGAAAACAATCATCGAAAAAGGAGTGTCTCAGCAAGCGACTGTTAGCATAACTTTGAAGGCACGTGAGCCGATTCGTTATGGGGGGGCTGTAAGAAATGCGGGAGAGGTTGCTTATCGCGAGGGAATTTCTCTCAAAGACGTCATCACGCGTGCAGAACCGACTGTTGTAGCAGACCTTACAGCGATAAGAATCGTTCGTCCCGGAGGCGAAGTACGAACGGTGGATTACACGCTTTTCGAGAAAGGAAATCCGGAAGGGAATCCACTTTTGTATCCCGGTGAAGAGGTTTTTGTTCCTTTGAAAGTTGCAGGTTTGGAGGTGCTGGTTCTCGGTGCTGTGAATCGTCCTGGCATTCTCATTTTCACGGAGGGACTAACCGTCGAGGAGGCAATCCGAAAAGCGGGGGGGCTTAGACGGGACGGAGACCCTAAAGCCATAGAATTGGCACGAAACGATGGAACGAAAAAGAAAATCAATATGGATTCCGAAGAAGCGGAACTTCTTCTGCAACCCGGTGACCAAATCACCGTAGGTATGCGGGAGATTACGGATTATATCTATGTGCGAGGAGCAGTCACGAGACCAGGGCTCGTTCCTTTTACGGAAGGTCTCACGCTGCTAGAGGCTTTAGCAGAATCTCAACCTTTCGAAAATGCCCGCCTCGATCGCGTGAAACTTTATCGCAAGCAAGAGGGGGGAGGAACGAAGATGTATACGATGAACGTCCGCGAGATTCAGGCGAATAGTTCCGAAGATATGCAACTTCAGCCAGAAGATATCATCGAAGTACCTTATCCCTCGAAAAGTTATTCCGCGCAAAACACGGTACAAGTCTTGGGATTCTTGCTGCTTTTGTATTTTCTTTTCAAACGCTAA
- a CDS encoding aspartate ammonia-lyase, with protein MEYRIERDSLGEVEVPKDAYWGSQTERSRRLFPISGIKAHPKMIEAYVLLKKACAEANGELGMIPSDVAKAISRAADEILSGQWRDQFPVDVFHMGAGTSFNMMFNEVLANRGEEILGGEKGKYEKINPNDHVNFGQSTNDTFPTAMRIMSRMLLENLLLEVDLLSEAFHSKGKEFDGILKSGRTHLQDAVPIRLGQEFRAYGITIARCKKLLEIAAQELEELGIGGTAVGTGMNAHPKARFIVVQKLKEWTGFPFRPAENLIEAMQSQRCMSVLAGMVRILCLELTRIANDLRLLASGPLTGFAEIVLPPVQPGSSIMPGKVNPSMAENLNMVLYQVLGQCHAIDMCVQAGQLELNVMMPSMAFSSQFMLEILANTLRTFRENCVIGIRANEDVCRRYAETSPSLATALNSYIGYKQAAEVVKKALAEGKTIPQVVRELELLDEETLRKALDPSLLTEPGIPGKTEK; from the coding sequence ATGGAATACCGAATAGAACGAGACAGTTTGGGAGAGGTGGAAGTTCCGAAAGACGCTTATTGGGGTTCTCAGACCGAACGAAGTCGCCGTTTATTTCCTATTAGCGGAATAAAAGCGCACCCGAAAATGATAGAGGCTTATGTTCTTTTGAAAAAAGCCTGTGCAGAGGCGAACGGCGAATTAGGGATGATTCCTTCGGATGTCGCAAAGGCAATCAGCCGAGCGGCAGACGAAATCCTAAGCGGACAATGGAGAGACCAATTCCCTGTGGATGTGTTTCACATGGGAGCGGGAACGAGCTTCAATATGATGTTTAACGAAGTTCTCGCAAATCGAGGGGAAGAGATTTTAGGGGGGGAAAAAGGGAAATACGAAAAAATTAATCCGAACGATCATGTGAACTTCGGACAATCTACGAACGACACCTTCCCCACCGCAATGCGAATAATGTCGCGCATGCTTTTGGAAAATCTCCTCCTGGAGGTGGATTTGCTTTCAGAAGCATTCCATTCCAAAGGTAAAGAATTCGACGGTATTCTCAAATCCGGTAGAACGCATCTTCAAGACGCCGTTCCGATACGTTTGGGTCAAGAATTTCGGGCTTACGGGATTACGATTGCAAGGTGCAAGAAATTACTCGAAATCGCTGCGCAAGAATTAGAGGAACTGGGAATCGGTGGAACTGCCGTGGGCACGGGAATGAATGCGCATCCTAAAGCGCGATTTATCGTCGTTCAAAAACTGAAAGAATGGACAGGCTTCCCATTCCGCCCTGCAGAAAATTTAATCGAAGCGATGCAATCGCAACGATGCATGTCCGTATTGGCTGGCATGGTGCGGATACTTTGTTTAGAACTCACGCGGATTGCGAATGATTTACGTTTGTTAGCTTCGGGTCCACTTACGGGATTCGCAGAAATCGTGCTCCCCCCCGTTCAGCCAGGGAGCAGTATTATGCCCGGAAAGGTGAACCCTTCGATGGCGGAGAATCTCAATATGGTTCTGTATCAAGTTTTAGGTCAGTGCCATGCGATAGATATGTGTGTACAAGCCGGGCAACTGGAATTGAATGTAATGATGCCCTCGATGGCATTCAGTAGTCAGTTTATGTTGGAAATCTTAGCGAACACGTTGCGAACTTTTCGGGAAAATTGCGTAATCGGAATACGCGCAAACGAAGACGTTTGCAGACGATATGCGGAGACTTCGCCTTCTCTCGCTACAGCGTTGAATTCGTATATTGGATATAAACAAGCGGCGGAAGTCGTGAAAAAAGCGCTTGCGGAAGGCAAAACCATTCCTCAGGTCGTTCGAGAACTCGAACTTTTGGATGAAGAAACCTTACGCAAAGCCCTCGACCCGAGTTTGCTCACAGAGCCTGGAATTCCAGGAAAGACGGAGAAATGA
- a CDS encoding class I SAM-dependent methyltransferase, which produces MPRRSIDPSQAKTSFTRIAPYYDVLMESVPYEMWLSYLKLVWSFAEVSPREVLEVCCGTGRLCRMLAKEGYIVAGVDKSAEMIAQAKEIARREGLDIHYEVQDVAEMNLHKRFDAAFSFFDSLNNIIDYQQFMRGLARVRIHLESEKPFLFDLNTAYAFEKKMFDQQCLSQSAKVRYKWKSRWDPNTRLCEITMRFWIGDEHFEEIHVQRAYSIEEIYDAMDAAGFHSISIFDAYTLNPPKKTSDRIHVLGFA; this is translated from the coding sequence ATGCCTCGCCGCTCTATAGACCCATCTCAGGCGAAGACGAGTTTTACTCGCATTGCTCCGTATTACGACGTCTTGATGGAATCCGTGCCCTATGAGATGTGGCTTTCCTATCTGAAATTGGTCTGGTCATTCGCAGAGGTATCACCGCGAGAAGTATTAGAAGTCTGCTGCGGAACGGGGCGTTTATGCAGGATGTTGGCGAAAGAAGGCTATATCGTTGCGGGGGTGGATAAATCAGCGGAAATGATTGCGCAAGCGAAGGAAATCGCCCGACGAGAAGGCTTAGATATTCATTACGAAGTGCAAGACGTCGCTGAAATGAATTTACATAAAAGATTCGACGCCGCGTTTTCGTTTTTCGACAGTTTGAACAACATTATAGATTATCAGCAGTTCATGCGCGGATTGGCACGAGTTCGGATTCATCTCGAATCCGAAAAGCCATTTCTTTTCGATTTGAATACGGCATACGCTTTCGAGAAAAAAATGTTCGATCAGCAATGCCTCAGTCAATCGGCGAAAGTTCGCTACAAATGGAAAAGTCGTTGGGACCCGAATACGCGGCTTTGCGAAATTACCATGCGATTTTGGATTGGAGACGAGCATTTCGAAGAGATACATGTTCAACGCGCTTATAGCATCGAAGAAATTTACGATGCGATGGATGCCGCAGGCTTTCATTCTATATCTATTTTCGATGCCTATACTCTGAACCCCCCCAAGAAAACTTCAGACAGAATCCATGTTTTAGGGTTTGCATAA
- a CDS encoding GNAT family N-acetyltransferase: MNSAMCIRAAKIEDASGIASVHVHSWQTTYVNIFPEEYLKRLDVSMREKWWTRVLSGGEGEHGVFVAEENSSHIVGFASCGKERALQHPDYTGELYAIYILQEYQRLGIGKQLWDACARWLIAHGHDSMLAWVHPENTACRFYESLGGEIVERKRERIAGEMHEVIAYGWKNLRKISL; encoded by the coding sequence ATGAATTCTGCTATGTGCATTCGGGCGGCGAAAATCGAAGATGCTTCTGGAATTGCATCCGTGCACGTCCACTCCTGGCAAACGACGTATGTGAATATTTTTCCCGAGGAGTATCTGAAGCGTCTCGACGTGTCTATGCGAGAAAAATGGTGGACGCGAGTTCTCTCTGGCGGCGAAGGCGAACATGGGGTTTTTGTCGCTGAGGAGAATTCATCGCATATTGTCGGGTTCGCGTCTTGTGGAAAAGAAAGGGCTCTTCAGCATCCGGATTATACAGGTGAACTCTATGCAATTTATATTTTGCAAGAGTACCAGCGTTTAGGAATCGGTAAACAATTGTGGGATGCTTGCGCCCGATGGCTCATTGCGCATGGACACGATTCGATGCTCGCCTGGGTGCATCCAGAAAATACCGCATGCAGGTTTTATGAATCGCTCGGGGGGGAAATCGTAGAAAGAAAACGGGAACGAATCGCAGGAGAAATGCATGAGGTCATTGCTTATGGGTGGAAGAATCTTCGAAAAATATCGCTATAA